The following coding sequences are from one Eucalyptus grandis isolate ANBG69807.140 chromosome 11, ASM1654582v1, whole genome shotgun sequence window:
- the LOC104425743 gene encoding LOW QUALITY PROTEIN: delta(3,5)-Delta(2,4)-dienoyl-CoA isomerase, peroxisomal-like (The sequence of the model RefSeq protein was modified relative to this genomic sequence to represent the inferred CDS: inserted 1 base in 1 codon), producing MEKFKTLEIVRXVFHLRLNRPSSRNALSPDSFAELPLALSSLDRNPDALVVVLSGSGHHFCSGIDLAALDSIASGSSPPSGDRGRAGERLRRHIKYLQDAVTAIERCRKPVIAAVHGACVGGGVDIATACDVRYCTEDAFFSVKEVDLAITADLGTLQRLPSIVGYGNATELALTGRRVSGSEAKELGLVSRVFGSKRELDDGVRVIAEEIASKSPMAVTGTKAVLLKSRDMSVDQGLDYVATWNSAMLLSDDLTEAISAHRQKRKPVFAKL from the exons atggagaaattcaagacCCTGGAAATCGTCC GCGTCTTCCACCTCCGCCTCAACCGCCCTTCCTCCCGCAACGCCCTCTCCCCCGACTCCTTCGCCGAGCTCCCCCTCGCCCTCTCCTCCCTCGACCGCAACCCCGACGCCCTCGTCGTCGTCCTCTCCGGCTCCGGCCACCATTTCTGCTCCGGCATCGACCTTGCCGCGCTCGACTCCATCGCCTCCGGCTCCTCCCCCCCATCCGGCGACCGAGGCCGCGCCGGCGAGCGGCTCCGCCGGCACATCAAGTACCTGCAAGACGCGGTGACGGCCATCGAGCGGTGCCGCAAGCCGGTGATCGCCGCCGTCCACGGGGCGTGCGTCGGGGGCGGCGTCGACATCGCCACCGCGTGCGACGTGAGGTACTGCACGGAGGATGCGTTCTTCTCGGTGAAGGAGGTCGACCTGGCGATCACCGCCGACCTCGGGACGCTGCAGAGGTTGCCGAGCATCGTGGGGTACGGCAACGCGACGGAGCTGGCCTTGACGGGTCGGAGGGTGTCGGGCTCGGAGGCGAAGGAGCTGGGGCTGGTTTCTCGGGTTTTCGGGTCGAAGCGCGAATTGGATGATGGAGTGAGAGTCATCGCTGAGG AGATTGCTTCCAAGTCCCCGATGGCCGTTACCGGCACTAAAGCCGTGCTGCTGAAGAGCAGGGACATGAGCGTAGATCAAGGCTTGGACTACGTCGCGACCTGGAACTCGGCAATGCTTCTGTCCGACGATCTAACGGAGGCCATCTCGGCACACAGGCAGAAACGGAAGCCTGTTTTTGCAAAGCTCTGA